The sequence GAGCAGCACCACCTTGGCGCCGACTTCCTTGGCCTTCTTGGCGTTGGTGATCATCGAACCGGTCTCACCGGAACCGGAAATGACGATGAACAAATCACCCTTGCGGATGGCCGGGGTCACCGTCTCGCCGAGCACAAAGGCCTTGTAGCCGGCGTGCATCAGGCGCATGACGAAGAACTTGGTGACCAGCCCGCTGCGTCCCATCCCGCCGACGAAGACCTGCTCGGCCGCATCGACCATGGCGGTCAGGCGGTCTTCGTATTCGTCCGGCGTGACGGAGAGGATCTCGGTGATCTTGTCCAGTACCAGTTTGCGATGAGGACTCATTCTCAGACCTCAGCGGCAGCCTTGTCGACCAGTTCGCGCATCTGCTTGGCGGCGGCGGCGGGATCGTCCGCACCATAGATGGCACCACCGACGACCACGATGTCGGCACCGGCCTTGACCACGTCGGCGACGGTTTCCGGCTTGATGCCGCCGGCGCAGGAGATCATCACGTTCAGACCCAGGGAGGTCAGTTTGTTCAGGTCGGCGAACGGAGTCTGACCTGCGGCCTGCTGGTCCAGACCGGTATGCACGCCCAGGATGTCGGCGCCGGCTTCGGCGGATGCCTTGGCGGTGGCGACGATGTCCGGCACGCAGATCATGTCGACCTGGGCCCAGCCGTTGTTGTCATGGGCTGCCTTGATCACGCCCTTGATGGTGGCCAGTTCGGCGACACCCAGCACGGTGGTGATGTCGGCGCCAGCTTCGAAGAACGGACGGGCTTCGTATTCACCGGCGTCCATGGTCTTCAGGTCGGCCAGAACCTTGCGATCCGGGAACTTGGCCTTCATTTCCTTGACCAGGGAAATGCCGTTGTACTTCACGCACGGGGTGCCGATTTCGATGATGTCGATGTAAGGAGCGGTTTTCGCCGCCAGATCCAGGGTCACTTGCGGATCCAGAGTATCCAGCGCGACTTGAATCATTACTTTTTTCGCCATGATATTGCTCCACTTCAAGTTGGTTTGTGTTTGTTGCCCAAAAACTCAATGACTCGGACGCTCGCGTCCGTTATCGCGATCAGAAGCGATAATGAGTCATTTGGAGAGCAGCACTTTATCGGAGAAAAGCCAGAGCGTCAATCTTTGAGCCCAAGGACGTCCTGCATGTCGTACAGGCCGGGGGCCTGGCCCATCAGCCAGCGCGCCGCCCGCAGCGCCCCCCGGGCGAAGGTCATCCGGCTCGACGCTTTGTGGGTGATTTCCAGCCGCTCCCCTTCTCCTGCGAACATCACCGTGTGCTCGCCGACGATGTCGCCGGCGCGGATGGTGGCAAAGCCGATGGTGTTGCGGTCGCGGGGCCCGGTGTGGCCCTGACGGCCATAGACGGCGCACCGGTCCAGATCCCTTCCCAAAGCCGCGGCAACCACCTCGCCCATGCGCAGGGCGGTGCCGGATGGAGCATCCACCTTGTTGCGGTGATGGGCTTCGACGATCTCCACGTCCACCTCGTCCCCCAGCACCCGCGCGGCCAGATCCAGGAGTTTGAGGGCCAGATTCACGCCCACGCTCATGTTGGGAGCCAGGACGATGGGGATGGTTTCCGCCGCCGCCGCGATGCGTTCTTTGTCCGCCTCACCGAGCCCGGTGGTGCCGATGACCAGGCGCTTGCCGCGACGGCGGCACAGTTCCACGAACTGGGGACAGGCCTGTGGCAGGGTGAAGTCGATGAGAACGTCGAATTCGTCCTCCGGACCGATGGCGGCTTTCAGGGGCACCCCCTGGCGACCGATGCCCGCCAGCTCCCCGGCGTCTTTGCCGATGTCGGGCGAATCGGGCCGGGCGGTGGCGACCGCCAGGGTCATGTCGTCGGCCGCGGCCACGGCCTGCACCAAGGTCTTTCCCATGCGCCCGCCGGCGCCGGGGATGGCGACTCGAATCGTCATTCGTGCTCCTTTTCTTTTCCGGTCAGTTTCTCGAAGAACTGCTTGACGCCGTCGAACCAGCCGTGCTCCTGAGGGCTGTGACGGCTGCCGCCGCCCTTGAGGGAAGCGTCCAACTGCTTCAGCAGTTCGACCTGCTCCCGGTTGAGGTTCACCGGCGTCTCGACCCGCACCCCACAGATCAGATCCCCCTGGGGACCACCGCGCACCGGCTTGACGCCCTTGCCGCGCAGGCGGAACAGGGTGCCGGTCTGGGTTTCCGCCGGGATCTTGAGCATCACCTTGCCGTCGAGGGTCGGCACCTCCAGCTCACCCCCCAGGGCAGCGGTGGTGAAGCTGATCGGCACCTCGCAGTGGAGATCGCTGCCCTCGCGGGTGAAGATCGGATGGGGCTTGACGTGGATCTGCACGTACAGATCCCCCGGCGGGCCGCCGTTTTCGCCGGCCTCCCCTTCTCCTGCCAGGCGGATGCGGTCGCCGGTATCGACCCCGGGCGGAATCGTAACCATCAGGGTCTTGGTCTTCTGCACCCGGCCCCGGCCCCGGCAGGCCGGACAGGGGCTGCGGATTTCCTGCCCCGTGCCCTGGCACTGGGGGCAGGTCTGCTGCACCGAGAAAAAGCCCTGCTGCATCCGCACCACCCCATGCCCGTGGCACAGGGAACAGGGGACCGGCGTGCTGCCGGGACGGGCACCGCTGCCGCCACACTCGTCGCACGTCACCAGAGTCGGCACCCGGATTTCCACCTCGGTGCCGGCCACCGCCTCTTCCAGGGTGATCTCCAGGTTATAACGCAGGTCGGTGCCGCGCCGCGGCCGGTTGCGGCTCCCACGGCCCCGGCCGCCCATGCCGAACAGATCCTCGAACACCTCGCCGAAGATGTCGCTGAACGTCTCGGCATTGAAGCCCCCTGTACCTGCGCCGCCGGCCCCGCCGTGGACGCCGGCATGGCCGAACTGGTCGTAGGCGGCCCGCTTCTGCGGATCGCTGAGGACGTCGTAAGCTTCCTTGATCTGCTTGAACTTTTCCTCGGCTTCCGGATTGTCGCGGTTGCGGTCCGGATGGTACTTCATCGCCAGCTTGCGGAAGGCGCGTTTGATCTCCGCCTCGCTGGCGTTGCGGGACACTCCGAGAATGACGTAATAATCTTCTGCCATGATGTTTCCTCTCCTGGCTCGTTCACCAGAAGCCCTTTTGGTTTCCACTTAAACGCAACAAGCCGCCGACCCAAAACGGGCCGGCGGCGTTGCGTCCGCCTTAAAGCTTAGCGCAAGTTCGCGCGGCGGTTTATTTCTTGTCGTCGTCCTTGACTTCCTCGAACTCGGCGTCGACCACGTCCTCGCCACCGGCCTGTTGCTGCGGGCCAGCCCCCGTCTCGGGACCGGCACCACCCTCAGCCCCGCCGGCGCCACCGGCACCGTAGGCCTGCTGGGCGATCTTGCCGGACAGCTCCGCCAGCTGGCGGGTCTTGGCTTCGATGGCGTCCTTGTCGTCGCCCTTGACCAGCTCTTCCAGTTCCTTGATGACCGCCTCGATCTGCGCCTTGTCGCCGGCGGCCACCTTGTCGCCCAGTTCCTCCAGGCTCTTTCTGGTGGCATGGATGAGGGCGTCGGCCTCGTTACGCGCGGTGACCAGCTCCTTGAACCTGCGGTCTTCCTCCGCATGCTCCTCGGCGTCGCGGATCATCCGCTGGATTTCCTCTTCGGTCAGACCGCTGGAGGCGCGGATGACGATGGACTGCTCCTTGCCGGTGGCCTTGTCCTTGGCCGATACGTGGAGGATGCCGTTGGCGTCCACGTCGAAGGTCACCTCGATCTGCGGCACTCCGCGCGGCGCCGGCGGAATGTCGGTGAGGTCGAACTTGCCCAGGGACTTGTTGTCCTTGGCCATTTCGCGCTCACCCTGGAGCACGTGCACCGTCACCGCGGTCTGGTTGTCCTCGGCGGTCGAGAAGATCTGGGTCGCCTTAGTCGGAATGGTGGTGTTCTTCTCGATCAACTTGGTCATTACCCCGCCGAGGGTTTCGATCCCCAGAGACAGCGGGATCACGTCGAGCAGCAGCACGTCCTTCACTTCACCGGACAGCACCCCGGCCTGGATCGCAGCACCCAAAGCCACCGCTTCGTCCGGGTTGACGTCCTTGCGCGGCTCCTTGCCGAAGATCTGCTTGACGCATTCCTGCACCTTCGGCATCCGGGTCTGGCCGCCCACCAGGATCACGTCGTTGATGTCGGAAGCCGACAGACCGGCGTCCTTGAGCGCCTGCTCGCAGGGCTGGCGGGTCCTTTCGATCAGATCCTCGGTCAGCGCCTCCAGCTTGGCCCGGGTCAGCTTCACGTTCAGGTGCTTGGGCCCGGTGGCGTCGGCGGTGATGTAGGGCAGGTTGATTTCCGTCTGCTGGGTCGAGGACAGCTCGATCTTGGCCTTTTCCGCCGCTTCCTTGAGACGCTGGAGCGCGAGGGGGTCGTTGCGCAGGTCGATGCCGGCGTCCTTCTTGAATTCATCCACCAGGTAGTCGATGATGCGCTTGTCGAAATCCTCCCCGCCCAGGAAGGTGTCGCCGTTGGTGGCCAGTACCTCGAACTGGCGCTCGCCTTCCACGTCAGCCATCTCGATGATGGAGATGTCGAAAGTGCCCCCGCCGAGGTCGTACACGGCGATCTTGCGGTCACCCTTTTCCTTGTCCAGGCCGAAGGCCAGGGCGGCGGCGGTCGGCTCATTGATGATGCGCTTGACCTCCAGCCCGGCGATGCGGCCGGCGTCCTTGGTGGCCTGGCGCTGGGAATCGTTGAAATAGGCCGGCACGGTGATGACCGCTTCCTTGATCTCCTCGCCCAGGTAGGCCTCGGCGTCCTGCTTCAGCTTGCGCAGCACGCGGGCGGAGATCTCCGGCGGGGCCATCTTCTTGCCCACCGCCGGCACGTCGACCCACGCATCCCCGTTGGGACCGGGGACGATCTTGTAGGGCACCATGTCGATATCCCTTTTCACCACCGGATCGTCGAACTTGCGTCCGATCAGACGCTTGACCGCAAACAGGGTGTTCTCCGGGTTGGTGATGGCCTGACGCTTGGCCGGATGGCCGACTAGCTCCTCGCCTTCCTTGGTGAAGGCGACGATTGAGGGAGTGGTGCGGGTACCCTCGGCGTTCTCGATCACCCGGGGCTTGCCGCCCTCGAGGACCGCCATGCACGAGTTGGTGGTACCCAGGTCGATACCTAGAATCTTTGCCATTGCTTCGTTCTCCTTCGTCTGATTACCTGTTTTCTTCGGCTACTCCACTAAATGGGGCCGACCCTGTCGATTTCAAGCCTGCTCGTCGATGCGCGGCTGCTCCTCGGCGGGCGGCTTGGCCACCACCACCAGCGCCGGACGGATCAGGCGGTCGTTGAGGGTATAGCCTTTCTGGAACACCTTGACCACGGTGTCGGGCTCCACGCCCTTGACCGCTTCGGTGGCCATCGCCTGGTGGAAATCGGGGTTGAACTTCTCGCCGGTGGGATCGATGGCCCGGATGTTGAAGCGGTCGAAGACCGTCAGCAGCTGCTTGAGGGTCAGCTCGATGCCTTCGCGGATCTTCTCCACGTCATCGGTTTCCACCGCCGCCTGCAGGCCCAGCTCCAGGCTGTCCACTACCGCCAGCAGCTCCTTGGCGAACTTCTCGATGGCGTATTTGCGTGCGTTGTCGAGCTCGCGCTCCATGCGCTTGCGTAGATTGTCCAGCTCAGCCTGCGCCCTGAGCAGCTTTTCCCAGTTTTCCTCGGCCTTGCGCTCGGCCGCGGCGAGCTGCTGCTTCAGGGCTTCGACATCGGCGGTCTTGTCGCCGCTTTCCGCCGGGGTTTCCGGCTCGGCCACCGCCTCGGGGGACGCTTTCTTCTCCTCGCTCATAGTCACTCCACAATATTGCCAAAAATTTGAACCGGAACTTAAGATGGGGCCGATAATTTCTGATTCAAGGCCGAACCGAGCAGTTTGGCGGTCATGTCCACCAGGGGGATCACCCGCTCATAGTGCATCCGCGTCGGCCCGATGACGCCGATGACCCCGAGGGCCCGCTCGCCGACGTCGTAGTGACGCGCCACCAGACTGCACGACGCCAGCGGCCGGTAGCCGGATTCCTCACCGATTAAGATCTGCACCCCCTCGGCCTGGATGCATTGGTCAAGCAGATGAATCAGGTTGCGTTTCTCCTCGAACACTTCGAACAGGGAACGCAGGAGCTCGCGTTCGGCCAGTTCGTTGAACTCCATCAGGTTGGTCTGACCGGCGAGCATGAAGTCCTCTTCCATCGCTTCGCCGCTGAACAGCGTTTGCGTCATCTCGATCAGCTGGCGCAGTTGCTCGCCGGCGGCCCGCATCTCCGTCACCAGGGTTTCGCGCACTTCGCTCAGGCGCCGACCCCGCAGCAGGGAATTGAGATAATTGGCCGCATCCTGCAGCTGGGACGGCGTCAGGGAAACCCGGGGACGGATAATGCGGTTGTGGATCTCCTGGTCGTCCGTCACCAGCACCACCAAGATCCGGCCGCCGGACAGGGGCAAAAACTCGATGTGCTGGAAGGTCAGCCGCCGCCGCTGGGGCAGGGTCACCAGACCGGCCATGCGGGTGATGCGGGCCAGCAGCTGGGAGGCAGTTTCCAAAAGTTCCTGGGGGTCTTCCAGGACCTCGAAATCGTCCCACAGCCGCTGGATCAGTTCCTGCTCCGGCGGCTGCACGGTCAGCAGGGCATCGACGAACAGCCGATAGCCCTTCACGGTCGGCACCCGGCCGGCGGAAGTGTGCGGCGAGGTCACCAATCCCATTTCCTCGAGATCGGCCATGACGTTGCGGACCGTCGCCGGACTCAGGTTGAGTCCGGCCTCCCGGGCCAAGGCCCGCGAGCCCACCGGCTGACCTTCCTCGATGTAGCGCTCGATCAGCACCTTCAACAGGTGCTGGGCGCGGTCGGTCAATTCCAGGGACTGGGTCATGGTTAGCACTCCTCCTCTTCGAGTGCTGACAAAGTAGCAACCTCTGGATACCCTGTCAAGAAAGACCTAATATAATTGGTTTGCCTCATGGCGGTTCCATAGTAGTGAGCGATTATCGGTTTCGGACCATCGGCATCAGCGCCAAACCCAACGTGGAGCGGGTCGGCGAGACCGTGCGCCGTCTGTATGACGATCTGCGGCGGCGCGGGTTCACCGTGCTGCTCGATCCGGTCAGCGGGGAGATGCTCGGCAGCGGCGAAGTCCTGCCGCTGGAAGCGCTGGGCCGGCGCTGCGACGTGGTCATCGCCGTCGGCGGCGACGGCACCCTGCTGAACACCGTGCGCGCGGTGGCGGCTCACGACACCCCGGTGATCGGCGTCAACCTGGGACGGATCGGTTTTCTGGTGGACATCTCCCCGGACGAGGTCGGCGTCCGGCTGGAGGAGATCCTCCGCGGCCGCTGCCTCACCGAGGAACGCCTGATGCTCAAAGCGCAGATTCTGCGCGACGGCCGGGTGATCCACGAGGAACTGGCGGTCAACGAGGTCGTGGTCCACCGCTGGATCACGCCGCACATGATCGAGATCCTCACCCACATCAACGGCCGCTTCCTCAACGCCCAGCGCGCCGACGGCCTGATCGTCTCCACCCCCACCGGCTCCACCGCCTACGCCCTCTCCGGCGGCGGCCCGATTCTGCATCCGACCCTGGACGCCATCGAACTGGTGCCGATCAACCCCCACACCCTCACCAACCGCCCCATTGTCATCGCCGGCGACAGCGAGGTGAAGATCGCCTTCGGCGCCGCCAAGGACATGCGCGCGGAGGTGACCTGCGACACCGTCTCCATCCCCGAGGTGCTGATCGACGACCACATCGTCGTCCGCAAGGCGGCAAAACCCTTCCGCCTGCTCCACCCGCTGGACTACGACTTTTTCGAGATTTTGCGGGTCAAACTCCACTGGAGCAACTGTTGAAGATGCGATTTCGTTCAGACGCACCCACAGGCGGGCGGAGAGCCGGTGGCGGAGACGCGGTGAACCCATCCCTGGGTACTCGATACTCGGCCATCCAGGCCGAGTACGCTCCGCCACCGGCTCCCCACCCACCTGCCACTGACATCCTGGATACACACCGATGCTGACCGCCCTGAGCATCCGTGACCTCGCCGTGGTCCGGCAACTGGACCTGGCGCTGGCGCCCGGTTTCACCGCCCTCACCGGCGAAACCGGCGCCGGCAAGTCCATCCTCCTGACCGCCCTGGGACTGGCCCTGGGAGAGAAGGCCGATGCCGACCGGGTCCGCAGCGGCACCGAACGCGCCGAGGTGATTCTGGAATTCGACCTGACCCAGGCGCCGGAAGCGGCCCGCTGGCTCGAGGACAACGATCTGGCCGCCGGCGACACCTGCCTGATCCGCCGCACCCTGGCGGTGAAGGGCCGCAGCCGCGCCTACGTCAACGACCGCCCCGTCACCCTCCAGACCCTCCAGGCGCTGGGGCACACCCTGGTGGAAATCCACGGCCAGCACGCGCATCTGCGCCTGTGCCAACCGAGCGCCCAGCGCCGGCTCCTCGACCGTCACGGCGGCAGCGAGGCGCTGGCGGCTGAAGTTGCCGAACGCTACCGGCGCTGGAAAACCTGCCACGACCGCCTCCAGGCCCTGCGCCAGCGCAGCGGTGACCAGGCCCTGCGGGAGGATTTCCTGCGCTTCCAGATCGAGGAGCTGGAAGCAGCCCAGGTGGAAAACCTGGATTACGAGGCCCTGGTGGCCGAACACACCCGCCTGGCCAACCTCGACCGTATCCTCACCACCCTGCAGGCGCAGGTCTATGAACTCTACGAGGCCGAAGGCGCCGTGGGGGAACGGTTGGACCATGCGGTGCGGGAAATAGAAACCCTGTGCCAGTGGGCGCCGGAGCTGAGCGAAGCGCTGGAACTGCTGCGCAGTGCCCAGATCCAGCTCGACGAGGCCGGCCACAGCCTGCGCCAGCAGCGCGACGGACTGGAGGCCGACCCGGAGCGGCTGACCGAACTCGACGCCCGCCTCGGTCAGCTCCACGACCTGGCCCGCAAACACCAAATCAAACCCGAGGAACTACCGGGACACCTGAAGGCGATGCGCGCCGAACTGCACGCGCTCACCCACCAGGAGCAACAGGTCGCAGAGCTGGAGGCGCAACTGCATGTCCTCGAGCAGGACTATCGCCGCCAGGCCGTGCAGCTAAGCGCCCGGCGCCAGCGTCATGCGCAGGCGTTGAGCGAACGGATCACCGGGCTGATGCAGGAACTGGGCATGCCCCACGGGGAATTTTCCATCACCGTGAGCAGCGAACCGGAGGCCGAACCCCGTCCCGAAGGGCTGGACCGGATCGCGTTTCTGGTCACCACCAATCCGGGATTGCCGCCGCGCCCCCTGGCCAAGGTCGCCTCCGGCGGGGAGCTATCACGCCTGAGCCTGGCGATCCAGGTGGCCTGCAGCGAGACCCGCCCCGTGCCGACCCTGGTGTTCGACGAGGTGGACACCGGCATCGGCGGCGGGGTGGCCCAGATCGTCGGCCGCCGCCTGCGCGAGCTGGGCGGCGACCGCCAGATCCTCTGCGTCACCCACTTGCCCCAGGTTGCGGCCCAGGCCCATCACCACCTGCAGGTGCGCAAACAGGTGCGTAGCGGCCGGAGCGAAACCGAAGTCACCCTGTTGCGCGGGAAACAGCGCCGCGAGGAGATCGCCCGCATGCTCGGCGGTCTGGAGATCACCCCCCAAACCCTGGCCCATGCCGAGGAGATGCTGCAGTGGAACCACTGAGGCTGCCCGCCGAATGGGAACCCCAAGGCTTCGTCCTGCTCGCCTGGCCATCGCCGGAGGGGGACTTCGCCCCCTGGCTGGAGCAGGTGGAGGACAGCTACCGCCGCACCGTGGTCGCCATCAGCCGCCACCAGGACGTGGTCATCGTCTGCGAGGACGGCTTCCACCGGCGCCACATCCGCGAGCGCCTGGGCGATGAACCGGTGGGGGCGCGGGTCCATTTCGTCCAGGCGCCCTACCAGGACGTCTGGGTGCGCGACACCGCCCCCCTGGCGGTGTTCCGCCACGGGAAACCGGAGCTGGCGGACTTCCGCTTCAACGGCTGGGGCGGCAAATATCCCAGCCGCCTCGACGACGCCCTCGGGGTGCGGCTCCACCGCCAGGGAGTGTTCGACGCCGCCCCCTACCGCCGCATCGACTGGGTGCTGGAGGGCGGCAGCGTGGAAACCGACGGCCGCGGCACCCTGCTGGCGACCCGCAGCTCGATCCAGAATCCCAACCGCAACCCCGATCCGGAAAAAGCCGAGGCCATCCTTCGCGCCCATCTGGGGCTGCGGCGGTTTCTGTGGCTCGACCACGGCCATCTGGAGGGCGACGACACCGACGGCCACATCGACACCCTGGCGCGTTTCTGCGACCACGACACCATCGTCTATCAGGGCTGCGACGATCCGGCCGATCCCCACTACGAACCCCTGCAGGCCATGGCCGCCCAGCTGCGGACCTTCCACACCCCTTTTGGCCGTCCCTACGAGCTGCTTCCCCTGCCGCTGCCGCGGCCGATTCACAACCAGGAAAACCGCCGCCTGCCGGCTTCTTACGCCAATTTCCTCATCATCAACGGCGCGGTGCTGGTGCCGCAGTACGACGATCCGGCCGACCCGGAAGCCGTCTCCCGCCTGAAGGCGCTGTTTCCGCAGCGGGAGATCATCCCCATCCCCGCCCGCGCCCTCATCCACCAGTACGGCAGTCTCCACTGCATGACCATGAACTATCCGCAACCGCTTGCCCCGGGAGTCGAGCATGCCTGAAACGATCCGCATCGCCGCCGTTCAGCAGTCCTGTCTCGGCGGGCACGAGGAAAATCTGCGCCGCCTCAGCGACGCCACCCGCAAAGCCGCCGCCGAAAGGGCTGACCTGGTGATCTGGCCGGAATTGCACAACGGCCCCTATTTCTGCCAGACCGAAAACCCGGCGTTGTTCGATCTGGCGGAAACCATCCCCGGCCCCAGTACCGAAACCGTGGGGCGCTTGGCGGCGGAATTGCAGATCGTCATCGTCGCCTCCCTGTTCGAAAGACGGGCGCCCGGGCTTTATCACAATACCGCCGTGGTCTTCGAGCGCGACGGCAATATCGCCGGAAAATACCGCAAAATGCATATTCCCGACGACCCGGGCTTTTACGAAAAATTCTATTTCACCCCGGGCGACATCGGATTCAAACCGATTCCGACTTCAGTGGGGAAACTGGGCGTACTGGTATGCTGGGATCAATGGTATCCGGAGGCGGCACGGCTGATGGCGCTGGCCGGTGCCGACATTCTGATCTATCCCACCGCCATCGGCTGGGATCCGCGCGATGACGAAGAAGAAAAACGCCGGCACCTGGAAGCCTGGCGGTTGATTCAGCGCAGCCATGCGGTGGCCAACGGCCTGCCGGTGGTCAGCTGCAACCGCATCGGACTGGAGCCGGATCCCAGTGGCCAGACGCCCGGTATCGATTTCTGGGGTCATAGTTTCATATGCGGCCCCCAGGGGGAATATCTGGCCCAAGCCGAAACCGAAGAAACCCTCGTTGTAACCCAGGTGGATTTTGCCCGCACCGAAAAGATACGCCGGATCTGGCCCTATCTGCGCGACCGGCGTATCGACGCCTACGAGGGCCTGACCCGGCGTTGGCTGGATGACTGAGCGCGGTCAGTCGCGGATGCGGAATTCCTCCCTGTCGTGGCCGGCTTCCACCAGCTCCCGCAACCAGCGCGGCATCTGGCCCCGGCCGCTCCAGGTCAATTCCGGATTTTCCGGATGGCGGTATTTGGGGGCCACCTTCCCTCTCCGCAGGGAAGCCCGCGGCGCTTCCTCGGCTTTTCCCTTCACCCGGAAGGAAACCTCCAGACCCACGGCGGCCGCCATTTCCCGAATTTTGCGCTTTACTTCCTCGCGCTGTTCCCTTTGTTTCTGCTCGAGGGTTTTCTCCGCCTCTTCGATCATTTTCTGCAGTTCCTCGGCAGACAGCGCTTTGAGTTTCTCCGTGATGTTTTCCACTGGCATTTCCATGAGTCGATTCCTCAAGAACGATTTGAACATTTCATCGCCGCTAATTATAGCTTAGTTTCAAGAAATGAACATCATCATGCAATCCCTCCGAAGTCCTGCCTTTTTCAAAACTAAGTGGCCCATGATTTTCCTGGGAATCACCGGTTTGGGGCTTTCCAGTGTTTCTGTGGCGGCCACGCCCGCGGAAAACGAGGCAGTTCGCGTCGGGCTTACCAAAAACATCGAGCGCATCGAAATAAAAACGGCGACCGAAACCTTCATCATCGAAAGGATCCGGGATCCGGCACATACCATCCCGCCCCCCTTCGACAAAACCTCACGGCCGTGCCCGCCGTATTGCATTCAGCCGATACGCGCCGGCGCCCATGTCGAAACCCTAGGGGAGCTGGAAACCATCTCCTGGCTGCAAAAACGCGCCGCCGGCGATAACGTCGTCATCCTCGATGTCCGCCTGCCTCTCTGGCGCGAGCGCGGCACGCTGCCCCTCGCCCTCAATCTGCCCCTGACCCAGTTCCAGCAGCAGCTGCCCCATCTGTTGGAACGTCATTTCGGCGCCCGCCACCAGGGGAAAGACTGGGATTACGCCGCGGCCAAGACCCTGGTCCTGTTCAGCAACGGCCCCTGGGATCCCGACGCC comes from Methylomarinovum caldicuralii and encodes:
- the dnaK gene encoding molecular chaperone DnaK → MAKILGIDLGTTNSCMAVLEGGKPRVIENAEGTRTTPSIVAFTKEGEELVGHPAKRQAITNPENTLFAVKRLIGRKFDDPVVKRDIDMVPYKIVPGPNGDAWVDVPAVGKKMAPPEISARVLRKLKQDAEAYLGEEIKEAVITVPAYFNDSQRQATKDAGRIAGLEVKRIINEPTAAALAFGLDKEKGDRKIAVYDLGGGTFDISIIEMADVEGERQFEVLATNGDTFLGGEDFDKRIIDYLVDEFKKDAGIDLRNDPLALQRLKEAAEKAKIELSSTQQTEINLPYITADATGPKHLNVKLTRAKLEALTEDLIERTRQPCEQALKDAGLSASDINDVILVGGQTRMPKVQECVKQIFGKEPRKDVNPDEAVALGAAIQAGVLSGEVKDVLLLDVIPLSLGIETLGGVMTKLIEKNTTIPTKATQIFSTAEDNQTAVTVHVLQGEREMAKDNKSLGKFDLTDIPPAPRGVPQIEVTFDVDANGILHVSAKDKATGKEQSIVIRASSGLTEEEIQRMIRDAEEHAEEDRRFKELVTARNEADALIHATRKSLEELGDKVAAGDKAQIEAVIKELEELVKGDDKDAIEAKTRQLAELSGKIAQQAYGAGGAGGAEGGAGPETGAGPQQQAGGEDVVDAEFEEVKDDDKK
- the hxlB gene encoding 6-phospho-3-hexuloisomerase; the protein is MSPHRKLVLDKITEILSVTPDEYEDRLTAMVDAAEQVFVGGMGRSGLVTKFFVMRLMHAGYKAFVLGETVTPAIRKGDLFIVISGSGETGSMITNAKKAKEVGAKVVLLTAKSSSTLAEIADEVLQIGTDDSYAKVKGLPMGTMFELSTLIFLEAMVSHIIHEKGIPEEKMRERHANLE
- the dapB gene encoding 4-hydroxy-tetrahydrodipicolinate reductase, giving the protein MTIRVAIPGAGGRMGKTLVQAVAAADDMTLAVATARPDSPDIGKDAGELAGIGRQGVPLKAAIGPEDEFDVLIDFTLPQACPQFVELCRRRGKRLVIGTTGLGEADKERIAAAAETIPIVLAPNMSVGVNLALKLLDLAARVLGDEVDVEIVEAHHRNKVDAPSGTALRMGEVVAAALGRDLDRCAVYGRQGHTGPRDRNTIGFATIRAGDIVGEHTVMFAGEGERLEITHKASSRMTFARGALRAARWLMGQAPGLYDMQDVLGLKD
- the hxlA gene encoding 3-hexulose-6-phosphate synthase, which gives rise to MAKKVMIQVALDTLDPQVTLDLAAKTAPYIDIIEIGTPCVKYNGISLVKEMKAKFPDRKVLADLKTMDAGEYEARPFFEAGADITTVLGVAELATIKGVIKAAHDNNGWAQVDMICVPDIVATAKASAEAGADILGVHTGLDQQAAGQTPFADLNKLTSLGLNVMISCAGGIKPETVADVVKAGADIVVVGGAIYGADDPAAAAKQMRELVDKAAAEV
- the hrcA gene encoding heat-inducible transcriptional repressor HrcA, producing MTQSLELTDRAQHLLKVLIERYIEEGQPVGSRALAREAGLNLSPATVRNVMADLEEMGLVTSPHTSAGRVPTVKGYRLFVDALLTVQPPEQELIQRLWDDFEVLEDPQELLETASQLLARITRMAGLVTLPQRRRLTFQHIEFLPLSGGRILVVLVTDDQEIHNRIIRPRVSLTPSQLQDAANYLNSLLRGRRLSEVRETLVTEMRAAGEQLRQLIEMTQTLFSGEAMEEDFMLAGQTNLMEFNELAERELLRSLFEVFEEKRNLIHLLDQCIQAEGVQILIGEESGYRPLASCSLVARHYDVGERALGVIGVIGPTRMHYERVIPLVDMTAKLLGSALNQKLSAPS
- the grpE gene encoding nucleotide exchange factor GrpE; its protein translation is MSEEKKASPEAVAEPETPAESGDKTADVEALKQQLAAAERKAEENWEKLLRAQAELDNLRKRMERELDNARKYAIEKFAKELLAVVDSLELGLQAAVETDDVEKIREGIELTLKQLLTVFDRFNIRAIDPTGEKFNPDFHQAMATEAVKGVEPDTVVKVFQKGYTLNDRLIRPALVVVAKPPAEEQPRIDEQA
- the dnaJ gene encoding molecular chaperone DnaJ is translated as MMAEDYYVILGVSRNASEAEIKRAFRKLAMKYHPDRNRDNPEAEEKFKQIKEAYDVLSDPQKRAAYDQFGHAGVHGGAGGAGTGGFNAETFSDIFGEVFEDLFGMGGRGRGSRNRPRRGTDLRYNLEITLEEAVAGTEVEIRVPTLVTCDECGGSGARPGSTPVPCSLCHGHGVVRMQQGFFSVQQTCPQCQGTGQEIRSPCPACRGRGRVQKTKTLMVTIPPGVDTGDRIRLAGEGEAGENGGPPGDLYVQIHVKPHPIFTREGSDLHCEVPISFTTAALGGELEVPTLDGKVMLKIPAETQTGTLFRLRGKGVKPVRGGPQGDLICGVRVETPVNLNREQVELLKQLDASLKGGGSRHSPQEHGWFDGVKQFFEKLTGKEKEHE
- a CDS encoding NAD(+) kinase, with product MSDYRFRTIGISAKPNVERVGETVRRLYDDLRRRGFTVLLDPVSGEMLGSGEVLPLEALGRRCDVVIAVGGDGTLLNTVRAVAAHDTPVIGVNLGRIGFLVDISPDEVGVRLEEILRGRCLTEERLMLKAQILRDGRVIHEELAVNEVVVHRWITPHMIEILTHINGRFLNAQRADGLIVSTPTGSTAYALSGGGPILHPTLDAIELVPINPHTLTNRPIVIAGDSEVKIAFGAAKDMRAEVTCDTVSIPEVLIDDHIVVRKAAKPFRLLHPLDYDFFEILRVKLHWSNC